One Rosa chinensis cultivar Old Blush chromosome 5, RchiOBHm-V2, whole genome shotgun sequence genomic region harbors:
- the LOC112167965 gene encoding RNA polymerase II subunit 5-mediating protein homolog, with translation MALPKQAGTKRKLHADDNGGSESESDVSESLSDIDDAEIAPYLNNKKETFYKSIIWEAMNRDSAKGKSRKQARKPQKAASPNKAVKISTEMDDRKRPSSKINYEALRKLNEEDGNHAPDFEEGSHGDMQHSNDKFDGEAQSFRGSYDDELDNEHAYSEDAEGRRGYEDEDTYFPNDGYNEYGCEDEYCFDDF, from the exons ATGGCATTGCCGAAACAAGCTGGAACCAAGCGAAAACTGCATGCTGATGATAACG GTGGGTCAGAATCTGAAAGTGATGTCTCAGAAAGCCTCTCTGACATCGACGACGCCGAG ATTGCTCCATACCTTAACAACAAGAAGGAGACATTCTATAAAAGCATCATCTGGGAAGCGATGAACAGAGATTCTGCTAAG GGAAAGAGCAGAAAACAAGCACGAAAACCCCAGAAAGCTGCTTCTCCAAACAAAGCAGTCAAAATTTCTACTGAGATGGATGATAGAAAG AGGCCAAGTTCAAAAATCAACTATGAGGCCTTGAGGAAATTAAATGAAGAGGAT GGTAACCATGCACCTGACTTTGAAGAAGGCAGCCATGGTGATATGCAGCACTCAAATGACAAATTCGACGGTGAAGCACAAAGTTTTAGAGGCAGTTATGACGATGAGTTGGATAATGAACATGCATATAGTGAAGATGCTGAAGGCAGACGAGGCTATGAAGACGAAGATACATATTTTCCAAATGATGGTTATAATGAATATGGCTGTGAGGATGAGTATTGTTTTGACGATTTCTGA
- the LOC112167966 gene encoding acyl-coenzyme A thioesterase 13, whose product MATETKSTKGDHVQIDMGSARRYLEKEGKTAASMDTLPEKFFEPFIMKGIQVDRIERGTIVCSFKVPPRLLNGGGFLHGGATATLVDLVGSAAILTVGAPTVGVSVEINVSYLDSAYPGEEVEIEAKALRVGKAVAVVSVEFRKKKTGKIIAQGRHTKYLALSSKL is encoded by the coding sequence ATGGCAACAGAAACCAAGTCCACCAAGGGAGACCATGTGCAAATAGATATGGGGTCGGCAAGGAGGTACTTGGAGAAGGAAGGCAAAACTGCAGCCTCCATGGATACTCTGCCAGAAAAGTTCTTTGAGCCTTTCATCATGAAAGGCATTCAAGTGGATCGCATTGAACGCGGCACAATTGTCTGCTCCTTCAAAGTACCCCCTCGATTGCTGAACGGGGGCGGTTTCCTGCATGGTGGAGCTACGGCAACCCTTGTGGATTTGGTCGGGTCAGCTGCAATCTTAACTGTTGGAGCTCCCACTGTTGGAGTGTCGGTGGAGATCAATGTTTCGTACTTGGATTCTGCTTATCCTGGGGAGGAAGTGGAGATTGAGGCCAAGGCTTTGAGGGTTGGGAAAGCTGTTGCTGTTGTTAGTGTCGAGttcaggaagaagaagacggggAAGATTATTGCTCAGGGCCGCCATACCAAGTACCTTGCCCTCTCTAGCAAATTGTGA
- the LOC112167419 gene encoding ubiquitin-conjugating enzyme E2 11 — MREKILNKICSRLCKSWVVSCILTQASSSIMASKRISKELMDLQRDPPTNCSAGPVAANMFRWQATIMGPPDSPYAGGVFHVNVDFPSDYPFKPPKVSFKTQVFHPNVNSNGSICLDILKEQWSPALTISKVLLSICSLLTDPNPEDPLVPEIAHMYKTDRAKYEATARSWTQKYAV, encoded by the coding sequence atGCGAGAAAAAATTCTCAATAAAATCTGTTCTCGGCTTTGTAAGTCTTGGGTTGTAAGTTGCATATTAACACAAGCTTCATCATCGATCATGGCCTCGAAGCGCATCTCAAAGGAGCTCATGGATCTACAGAGGGATCCTCCAACTAATTGCAGCGCCGGTCCGGTGGCGGCTAACATGTTCCGCTGGCAAGCGACGATTATGGGACCCCCTGATAGCCCATACGCAGGAGGTGTATTCCACGTCAACGTTGACTTCCCTTCTGATTATCCTTTCAAACCTCCCAAGGTTTCATTCAAGACTCAGGTCTTCCACCCCAATGTCAATAGCAACGGAAGCATATGCCTTGATATCCTCAAAGAACAATGGAGTCCAGCCCTTACTATCTCTAAGGTGTTGCTATCGATCTGCTCGTTGTTGACAGACCCGAATCCTGAAGACCCCCTCGTGCCGGAGATTGCCCATATGTATAAAACTGATCGAGCCAAGTATGAAGCAACTGCGCGTAGCTGGACTCAGAAGTATGCAGTTTAA
- the LOC112166374 gene encoding patatin-like protein 7 — protein sequence MAAAAALSTSPLFNIDSNSVDVDKLSHEIFSILENKFLFGYDIDNSKDTTATTPLHHMKSSKHITGKVRILTIDGAGATDGVLAAKSLVHLESCIRRKSGDSTAAVSDYFDVVSGSGVGGILAALLFTKAADGSGRPVFTAQEALNFLLENRSKIFKSSTAGIFRRVFRPAKAEKERERLFRKTFGDQLTMKDTLKSVLIPCYDMSSRAPFLFSRADAVEMDGYDFKMKDVCTATCAHPAATGAVEVKSIDGRTKIMAVDGGIAMNNPTAAAITHVLNNKQEFPFCSGVEDLLVVSLGNGESEFGTLSPSGCLRIAGEGASDLVDQAVSMAFGQSRTSNYVRVQATGIIAKNPARMDHSNNKSNTNTDILALTEEMLAQRNVESILFEGKKMVESTNLKKLELFAGEVIMEEERRKTSILPTVALKQISGSPARTSSATTLSSLSSSC from the exons ATGGCGGCAGCAGCAGCGCTATCCACATCTCCACTGTTCAACATAGACTCGAACTCCGTCGACGTTGACAAGCTCAGCCACGAGATCTTCTCCATCCTCGAGAACAAGTTCCTTTTCGGTTACGACATTGATAACTCCAAAGACACTACTGCTACCACGCCTCTTCATCACATGAAGTCTAGCAAGCACATCACCGGCAAGGTCAGAATCTTAACCATCGACGGCGCCGGAGCCACCGACGGGGTTTTGGCAGCCAAGTCTCTCGTCCACCTCGAGTCCTGCATCCGCCGCAAGTCCGGCGACTCCACTGCCGCCGTTTCTGACTACTTTGATGTTGTTTCTGGCTCCGGCGTCGGCGGCATTCTCGCGGCTCTGCTCTTCACCAAGGCAGCCGACGGATCGGGCCGGCCGGTGTTCACTGCTCAGGAGGCACTCAACTTCCTTTTGGAAAACCGAAGTAAGATTTTCAAGTCGTCTACTGCAGGAATATTCCGGCGAGTTTTCCGGCCGGCGAAGGCGGAGAAGGAGAGGGAGAGGCTCTTCCGCAAGACGTTCGGCGATCAGCTGACGATGAAGGACACCCTTAAGTCGGTGTTGATTCCCTGCTACGACATGTCGTCCCGCGCGCCTTTTCTGTTTTCGCGCGCCGATGCTGTGGAGATGGACGGCTACGATTTCAAGATGAAGGACGTGTGCACCGCCACGTGCGCGCATCCGGCGGCGACGGGGGCCGTGGAGGTTAAGTCAATCGACGGGAGGACGAAGATCATGGCCGTCGACGGCGGAATTGCCATGAACAATCCGACGGCCGCGGCTATTACGCACGTTCTGAATAATAAGCAAGAGTTTCCGTTCTGTTCTGGTGTGGAGGATCTCTTGGTGGTGTCACTCGGAAATGGAGAGTCGGAGTTCGGAACCTTGTCGCCTTCTGGCTGCCTAAGAATCGCCGGCGAAGGAGCTTCAGACTTG GTTGATCAAGCTGTTTCAATGGCATTTGGGCAATCCCGGACCAGCAATTATGTTCGCGTGCAAGCCACCGGCATCATAGCCAAAAACCCTGCGCGCATGGACCACTCCAACAACAAGAGCAACACCAATACAGACATATTGGCTTTAACAGAGGAAATGTTGGCACAGAGAAACGTGGAGTCGATTTTATTCGAggggaagaaaatggtggagagcACGAATTTGAAGAAGTTGGAGTTGTTCGCCGGAGAGGTGATCATGGAAGAAGAGAGGAGAAAGACCAGCATTTTGCCGACGGTGGCTTTGAAACAGATTTCGGGGTCGCCAGCCAGAACATCGTCTGCTACTACCTTATCGAGTCTGTCATCTTCGTGTTGA